A stretch of Castanea sativa cultivar Marrone di Chiusa Pesio chromosome 2, ASM4071231v1 DNA encodes these proteins:
- the LOC142624787 gene encoding E3 ubiquitin-protein ligase RGLG2-like, protein MGGKSSKAGSWRQTSSIRSTASSSNTWGGLYQSLFDQESQNYVPPQQSYTQQYYAPTQDYGSQNYGVGAEDFDRRRRLDRRYSRIANNFNSLEQVTEALARAGLESSNLIVGIDFTKSNEWTGAKSFQKRSLHHIGGGLNPYEQAISIIGKTLPAFDEDNLIPCFGFGDASTHDRDVFSFYPAERFCNGFEEVLRRYREIVPKLRLAGPTSFAPVIEMAMTIVELSGGQYHVLVIIVDGQV, encoded by the exons ATGGGTGGTAAGAGTTCGAAGGCCGGGAGTTGGAGGCAAACTTCATCTATCCGTTCGACTGCTTCTTCTTCTAATACGTGGGGTGGATTATATCAGTCTCTGTTTGACCAAGAAAGTCAGAACTATGTGCCGCCCCAACAATCATATACGCAGCAGTATTATGCTCCTACCCAAGACTATGGTTCACAAAATTATGGTGTTGGTGCCGAGGACTTTGATCGCAGAAGGAGACTAGACAGGAGGTATTCAAGAATTGCCAATAATTTCAATTCATTGGAGCAG GTGACTGAGGCTCTTGCACGTGCTGGCCTTGAGTCTTCCAATCTTATTGTTGGCATTGATTTCACAAAAAGCAATGAGTGGACAG GTGCAAAATCATTCCAGAAACGAAGTTTGCATCATATTGGAGGTGGCTTAAATCCCTATGAACAAGCTATATCCATTATTGGGAAGACATTGCCTGCATTTGATGAGGATAACCTGATTCCATGTTTTGGATTTGGagatg CATCAACACATGATAGAGATGTATTCAGTTTCTACCCAGCTGAGAGATTTTGTAATGGATTTGAGGAAGTGTTGAGGCGCTACAGGGAAATAGTCCCAAAATTACGACTTGCAg GACCAACTTCGTTTGCACCTGTAATTGAGATGGCCATGACCATCGTGGAGTTGAGTGGGGGCCAATATCATGTGTTAGTCATAATTGTAGATGGACAG GTATAG